One stretch of Alcaligenes aquatilis DNA includes these proteins:
- the alr gene encoding alanine racemase — translation MPRPISATIHIASLRHNLDMVIQSLNNATAPSGVKRPHIWAVMKANAYGHDIENAVRAFSAAEGMAMLDLKEAIRCRAAGWTGPIMLLEGFFQPEDLEVLAEFGLTTVIHCHEQLKMLEQWKGGVALNAMVKLNSGMNRLGFSVDDYPAAFERAQRLQKAGKLGTVGRMTHFARADDNIDATLEQIRCFNRITDGLPGPVSVCNSAATLSPDLGAYMPSGPDHWVRPGICLYGSSPFAESSADDFGLQPGMTLAAEIISVRGVKQGEGIGYGHTYLAERAMRIGVVACGYADGYPRHAGTGTPITVNGVRTRLLGRVSMDMLAVDLTPVPAAGVGSQAVLFGQGGPSVDEVAAAAGTLGYELICAVAPRVPRFIQD, via the coding sequence ATGCCACGTCCTATCTCGGCCACCATTCATATTGCGTCACTGCGTCACAATCTCGATATGGTTATTCAGAGCCTGAATAACGCTACGGCTCCATCGGGTGTAAAACGGCCTCATATCTGGGCCGTCATGAAGGCCAATGCTTACGGTCATGACATCGAAAATGCGGTGCGGGCTTTCAGTGCCGCCGAAGGCATGGCGATGCTGGATTTAAAAGAGGCCATACGCTGTCGGGCTGCCGGTTGGACCGGCCCTATCATGTTGCTGGAAGGTTTTTTTCAGCCAGAAGATCTGGAGGTGCTGGCCGAGTTCGGTCTGACCACCGTCATCCATTGCCATGAGCAGCTCAAGATGCTGGAGCAGTGGAAAGGCGGGGTAGCCTTGAATGCCATGGTCAAGCTCAATAGCGGCATGAACCGCCTGGGTTTCAGCGTGGACGATTACCCTGCCGCGTTCGAGCGCGCCCAGCGTCTGCAAAAAGCGGGCAAGCTGGGCACGGTTGGGCGCATGACGCACTTTGCGCGCGCCGATGACAATATCGACGCCACGCTGGAGCAGATTCGCTGCTTTAACCGGATTACCGACGGTTTGCCCGGCCCGGTCAGTGTGTGCAATTCTGCCGCGACTTTAAGCCCCGACCTGGGGGCGTACATGCCCTCCGGCCCGGATCACTGGGTACGTCCCGGTATCTGCCTGTACGGCAGTTCCCCCTTTGCAGAGAGCAGTGCCGATGATTTTGGTTTGCAGCCCGGCATGACGCTGGCTGCAGAAATCATCAGTGTGCGCGGCGTCAAGCAGGGCGAGGGCATTGGTTACGGCCATACCTATCTTGCCGAGCGGGCCATGCGCATTGGCGTGGTGGCTTGCGGCTATGCCGATGGTTACCCGCGCCATGCGGGAACCGGCACCCCTATTACCGTCAATGGTGTACGTACCCGTTTGCTTGGCCGTGTCTCCATGGACATGTTGGCAGTAGACCTGACCCCGGTGCCCGCCGCCGGAGTAGGCAGCCAGGCGGTGTTGTTCGGTCAAGGCGGGCCCAGTGTGGATGAAGTTGCCGCAGCAGCGGGAACCCTGGGCTACGAATTGATTTGTGCGGTCGCGCCACGCGTGCCGCGCTTCATCCAGGATTAA
- the hpnC gene encoding squalene synthase HpnC → MSIEHYENFPVASVLLPRLLRRPVTDIYRFARSADDIADEGDLSAAERLELLAQFEAGIEQLQYHQPVLADTPHSEIFVPLASSISNFQLPLKPFLDLLSAFRQDVTTHRYRDMAQVLDYCTRSANPVGRLMLHLYQAHSPELIELADSTCTGLQLVNFWQDVALDWHKNRVYIPQDLLAQYDLDDDYIQARTQLLRQPEADARWQEMMQLLVTDARQRLQAGLLLSSHLSGRISLELKMMVLGGLRILERLEAVKFDVFSHRPTLSRMDWLRLITRGLSRTSYRP, encoded by the coding sequence ATGTCTATCGAGCACTATGAAAACTTCCCTGTCGCCTCTGTGCTGCTACCTCGTCTGCTACGCCGACCGGTCACCGATATTTATCGTTTTGCCCGCAGCGCCGACGACATTGCCGATGAAGGCGATTTAAGCGCTGCCGAGCGCCTGGAACTGCTGGCGCAGTTCGAAGCCGGAATAGAACAACTGCAATATCACCAGCCCGTCCTGGCCGATACCCCGCACAGCGAAATTTTTGTCCCTTTGGCCAGCAGCATCAGCAACTTCCAATTGCCGCTCAAGCCTTTTTTGGACCTGCTGTCTGCGTTCCGCCAGGACGTGACCACCCACCGCTATCGCGATATGGCACAGGTGCTGGATTACTGTACCCGCTCGGCCAACCCTGTTGGCCGCTTGATGCTGCATCTGTATCAAGCTCACAGCCCAGAGCTGATCGAGCTGGCCGACTCCACCTGTACGGGGCTGCAACTGGTTAATTTCTGGCAGGACGTGGCACTGGACTGGCACAAGAACCGTGTCTATATCCCGCAAGACCTGCTGGCCCAATATGATCTGGATGACGATTACATCCAGGCCCGCACGCAACTGCTGCGTCAGCCCGAGGCCGATGCACGATGGCAGGAAATGATGCAGCTGCTGGTGACCGATGCCCGTCAGCGCCTGCAAGCCGGACTGCTGCTGTCCTCCCACCTGTCCGGGCGCATCAGCCTGGAATTGAAAATGATGGTACTGGGCGGCCTGCGTATTCTGGAACGCCTGGAAGCGGTAAAGTTTGATGTCTTTAGCCATCGCCCCACCCTGTCCCGTATGGACTGGCTACGCCTGATTACCCGCGGCCTGAGCCGTACCTCTTACCGACCCTGA
- the hpnD gene encoding presqualene diphosphate synthase HpnD has product MSPDEYCQNKAAQSGSSFYYAFLFLPPERRRAITALYAFCREVDDVVDEVHEESVARMKLVWWRTQVADLYEGRAHHPVMQALAPHIEAFGLPQDELLAVIDGMEMDLDQMHYPSWSELERYCWHAASVVGLLSARIFGQTQEQTSDYAQKLGLAFQLTNIIRDVGDDARRGRIYLPQEDLDKFGVSPHEILDQQHSERFEALMAFQTERAQDLYRQAMRALPAVDRRAQRPGLLMAAIYHALLVEIANDRWHVLEQRISLTPIRKFWLAWKTWVSGGRSLQRKLGR; this is encoded by the coding sequence ATGAGCCCAGACGAGTATTGTCAGAACAAGGCAGCCCAAAGCGGCTCCAGCTTCTACTACGCCTTTTTGTTTCTGCCGCCTGAGCGCCGTCGCGCCATCACGGCGCTGTACGCGTTTTGCCGCGAGGTGGACGATGTCGTGGACGAGGTTCACGAAGAGTCCGTCGCCCGCATGAAGCTGGTGTGGTGGCGCACACAGGTGGCTGATCTGTATGAGGGCCGTGCCCATCACCCGGTGATGCAGGCCCTGGCTCCTCATATTGAAGCGTTTGGTCTGCCACAGGACGAGTTGCTGGCCGTGATCGACGGCATGGAAATGGATCTGGACCAGATGCACTACCCAAGCTGGAGCGAGCTGGAACGTTACTGTTGGCACGCCGCCAGCGTGGTGGGGCTGCTGTCGGCGCGTATTTTCGGTCAAACCCAAGAACAGACCAGCGACTATGCACAGAAGCTGGGCCTGGCATTTCAACTGACCAATATCATCCGCGATGTGGGTGATGACGCCCGTCGTGGTCGCATCTACTTGCCCCAGGAAGATCTGGACAAGTTTGGGGTGTCGCCCCACGAGATTCTGGACCAGCAGCACTCGGAGCGTTTCGAGGCCTTGATGGCTTTTCAAACCGAACGTGCTCAGGACCTGTACCGACAAGCCATGCGCGCCCTGCCTGCTGTTGACCGTCGGGCACAACGCCCCGGCCTGTTGATGGCAGCCATCTACCATGCCCTGCTGGTGGAAATTGCCAATGATCGCTGGCATGTGCTGGAACAGCGCATTTCGCTGACGCCCATTCGCAAGTTCTGGCTGGCCTGGAAAACCTGGGTATCGGGCGGCCGCAGCTTGCAACGCAAACTGGGCCGATGA
- the hpnE gene encoding hydroxysqualene dehydroxylase HpnE: protein MKVAVIGAGWAGCAAAWRLKTQGHQVSVFEASRHIGGRARRIHSPNLGRDTDNGQHIMLGAYAVILGLMGEIGLDEASRMERKDLDVISADGHFRLRNRPLPAPFHVLTGLLGAQGLSWSQKIKLARLCRWLMKQQWRTPAGLTVLQLLEQHQQDKHVIRLFWQPLCVAAMNTPIEQACAQLFAHVLRDSLGGPRQASQTLIPLTDLSQLWCEPALRDIQLQLGHRVQRLELTESGVHIDGLQFDAAIVACPPVQAARLLHSLPSSPASEQLLADLEAFSYIPIATLYLELEQAWNLPHSMLMLDDSSGSGGQWLFDHSALKPGSGETLVGIIISDAVRLQALDREQAIAAIIEQVRAQTQHLHAMPAVRASELIIEKRATFAAVPGLRRPSVATPWAAIRLAGDWTDTGYPGVLEGAVRSGLKAAHL from the coding sequence ATGAAAGTCGCGGTTATCGGGGCGGGCTGGGCGGGCTGTGCCGCTGCCTGGCGACTGAAAACCCAAGGCCATCAAGTCAGTGTCTTTGAAGCCTCGCGCCATATAGGCGGGCGTGCCCGCCGTATCCACAGCCCCAATCTGGGGCGCGACACCGATAACGGCCAGCACATCATGCTGGGCGCCTACGCCGTCATTCTGGGATTGATGGGGGAAATTGGCCTGGACGAAGCTTCCCGTATGGAACGCAAGGATCTGGACGTAATCTCGGCCGATGGGCATTTCCGCCTACGCAATCGCCCCCTGCCCGCCCCCTTCCATGTATTGACTGGCCTACTGGGTGCCCAAGGCCTGAGCTGGTCGCAAAAAATCAAGCTGGCGCGCTTGTGCCGCTGGCTGATGAAACAACAATGGCGCACCCCAGCCGGTCTGACCGTGTTGCAGCTTCTGGAGCAGCATCAACAAGACAAGCATGTCATCCGCTTATTCTGGCAACCGCTGTGTGTGGCCGCCATGAACACCCCGATTGAACAAGCCTGCGCCCAATTGTTTGCCCATGTCCTGCGCGACAGCCTGGGCGGTCCCCGACAAGCCAGCCAAACCTTGATCCCGCTGACAGACTTAAGCCAGCTCTGGTGCGAACCCGCCCTGCGCGATATTCAGCTACAGCTAGGCCACCGGGTACAAAGGCTGGAGCTAACAGAATCGGGCGTACACATTGATGGCCTGCAATTTGATGCTGCCATCGTGGCTTGTCCTCCCGTACAAGCTGCTCGCCTGCTGCATAGCCTGCCTAGCAGCCCAGCCAGCGAACAGTTGTTGGCGGATCTGGAGGCGTTTAGCTATATCCCTATCGCCACCCTGTATCTGGAACTGGAGCAAGCCTGGAACCTGCCCCACTCCATGTTAATGCTAGACGATAGCAGCGGCAGCGGTGGGCAATGGCTGTTTGATCACAGCGCCTTGAAACCAGGCAGCGGCGAAACGTTGGTAGGGATCATCATCAGCGACGCGGTACGTTTGCAAGCCCTGGATCGTGAGCAGGCTATTGCCGCCATTATCGAGCAGGTGCGCGCTCAAACCCAGCATCTGCACGCCATGCCAGCCGTACGCGCCAGCGAGCTGATTATCGAAAAGCGGGCCACTTTTGCAGCTGTGCCCGGCCTGCGTCGTCCTTCAGTAGCAACACCTTGGGCTGCCATTCGTCTGGCAGGAGACTGGACCGATACCGGCTACCCCGGTGTATTGGAAGGCGCTGTACGCAGCGGTCTGAAAGCAGCACATCTGTAA
- the speG gene encoding spermidine N1-acetyltransferase, with protein sequence MSKTTHVKLRPLEREDLRFVHLLDNNASVMRYWFEEPYETYGELAALYDEHIHDQRERRFVVEWEGQPSGVVELVEIDYVHRRAEFQIIIAPEFQGKGIASRATKLAIEYGFGVLNLYKIVLIVDKENHKAIHIYQKFGFQVEGELKHEFFINGQYRDVVRMCLFQSEFLAAHKPAQTLLTPSAQ encoded by the coding sequence ATGAGTAAAACGACCCACGTTAAATTACGCCCTCTGGAGCGTGAGGATTTGCGCTTTGTGCACTTGCTGGACAATAACGCCAGTGTGATGCGCTACTGGTTTGAAGAACCTTACGAAACCTATGGCGAGCTGGCAGCTCTGTACGATGAGCACATTCACGATCAGCGTGAGCGCCGTTTTGTGGTGGAGTGGGAAGGGCAGCCATCGGGAGTGGTGGAACTGGTGGAAATTGATTATGTACACCGCCGCGCAGAGTTTCAGATCATTATTGCACCGGAGTTTCAGGGTAAGGGAATTGCCTCGCGGGCGACTAAGCTGGCTATCGAGTACGGCTTTGGGGTGCTGAATCTGTACAAAATCGTGCTGATTGTGGACAAGGAAAACCACAAGGCTATCCATATCTATCAGAAGTTTGGTTTCCAGGTGGAAGGCGAACTCAAGCATGAGTTCTTCATCAACGGTCAATATCGGGATGTGGTGCGCATGTGCCTGTTTCAATCGGAGTTTCTGGCTGCTCATAAGCCCGCGCAGACTTTGCTGACACCGTCGGCGCAATAG
- the thrC gene encoding threonine synthase produces the protein MNYVSTRGGMKAQPFSDILLEGLAPDGGLAMPESYPQVSAETLESWRALSYPELAAKVLGLFVTDIPADELSALTARAYAPGVFDSEQVVPVKDLEPGFSLLGLSQGPTLAFKDMAMQFLGQVFEYVLTQRNSTLNIVGATSGDTGSAAEYALRGKRGVSVFMLSPYGRMSAFQRAQMYSLQDDNIHNLSVKGVFDDCQDIVKALAGDLEFKSKWHLGAVNSINWARISAQVVYYFWGWLRSTNQAGQKVSFAVPSGNFGNILSGHIARQMGLPIAKLVLATNENNVLEEFFRTGIYRPRGSEQTYATSSPSMDISRASNFERFVFDLLGRDGSKVKALWEQLAKEGQFDLSEHLPRFQEEFGFVAGASSHQDRLNTIAQVNQQYQTLIDPHTADAVKVAQNFREEGIPMLVLETALPAKFSETIEEAIGQPAPVPEHLRGLADLPQKVVVMDADVAQVRRYIEEHAPT, from the coding sequence ATGAATTACGTATCCACCCGTGGCGGCATGAAAGCCCAGCCATTTTCGGACATCTTGCTGGAAGGCTTGGCTCCGGATGGTGGCTTGGCCATGCCAGAAAGCTACCCTCAAGTCAGTGCAGAAACGCTGGAATCCTGGCGCGCACTGAGCTACCCCGAACTGGCCGCCAAAGTGCTGGGCTTGTTTGTCACCGATATTCCGGCGGACGAACTGTCCGCCTTGACGGCACGTGCTTACGCACCCGGCGTGTTCGACAGCGAGCAGGTTGTACCGGTCAAGGACCTGGAGCCTGGTTTCTCTTTGTTGGGCTTGTCCCAAGGTCCAACCCTGGCTTTTAAAGACATGGCCATGCAGTTTCTGGGCCAAGTGTTCGAGTACGTACTGACACAACGCAACAGCACCCTGAACATTGTGGGCGCCACGTCTGGCGACACAGGTTCGGCGGCAGAATACGCCTTGCGCGGCAAGCGTGGCGTCAGCGTGTTCATGCTCTCGCCTTACGGTCGCATGAGTGCTTTCCAACGCGCTCAGATGTACTCCTTGCAAGACGACAACATCCACAACCTGTCGGTGAAAGGTGTGTTCGATGATTGCCAGGATATCGTCAAAGCCTTGGCTGGTGATCTGGAGTTCAAGTCCAAATGGCATCTGGGTGCCGTGAACTCCATTAACTGGGCCCGTATTTCCGCTCAGGTGGTGTACTACTTCTGGGGCTGGCTGCGCAGCACGAACCAGGCTGGTCAAAAGGTGTCGTTTGCCGTTCCTTCGGGTAACTTCGGCAATATTCTGTCGGGTCACATTGCTCGTCAGATGGGGCTGCCTATCGCCAAGCTGGTTCTGGCCACCAACGAAAACAACGTGCTGGAAGAGTTCTTCCGCACGGGCATTTATCGCCCGCGTGGTTCCGAGCAAACTTACGCTACGTCCAGCCCGTCCATGGACATTTCCCGCGCCTCCAACTTTGAGCGCTTTGTGTTTGATCTGCTGGGCCGTGATGGCAGCAAGGTCAAGGCATTGTGGGAACAATTGGCCAAAGAAGGCCAGTTCGATCTGAGCGAGCATCTGCCACGCTTCCAGGAAGAGTTCGGCTTTGTGGCCGGTGCCAGTTCGCACCAGGATCGTCTGAACACGATTGCCCAGGTGAATCAGCAGTACCAGACTCTGATCGACCCGCACACGGCGGACGCCGTCAAGGTGGCTCAGAACTTCCGCGAAGAAGGCATCCCCATGCTGGTGCTGGAAACCGCGCTGCCTGCCAAGTTCTCCGAGACGATTGAAGAAGCGATTGGTCAGCCTGCGCCAGTGCCTGAGCACTTGCGTGGTCTGGCAGATTTGCCGCAAAAAGTGGTCGTGATGGATGCCGATGTCGCTCAAGTACGTCGCTACATCGAGGAACACGCCCCCACCTGA